Within Burkholderia diffusa, the genomic segment CGTCGAGGCGCTGCGCCGCGTGATCGCGCTGCGCACCGACCATCGCGTGCTGTGGGTCGCGACGGATGGCGACGAGGCGGTGGATTTCTGCGTCGCGCATCCGCCCGACCTCGTGTTGATGGATCTCGTGATGCCGAAGCTCGACGGCGTCGCCGCGACACGGCAGATCATGGCGCGTGCGCCGTGCGCGATCCTGATCGTGACCGCGAGCGTCAGCGCGAACACGTCGTCGGTCTACGAGGCGATGGGCGCCGGCGCGCTCGACGCGGTCGATACGCCGACGCTCGCGCTCGGCCTGCCGTCGGATGCGGGCCCGCAGCCGCTGCTCGCGAAGATCGACCAGATCGGCCGCCTGCTCGAAAGCCGGACCGTGACGCTCGTGCCGCCCGGGCCGACCCCCGCTCGCGGCCTGCCGACGTTGATCGCGATCGGCGCGTCGGCGGGCGGGCCGACTGCACTCACCGCGCTGCTGCGTGCGCTGCCGGCCGATTTTCCGGCTGCACTCGTGATCGTGCAGCACGTCGACCAGGCGTTCGCGGTCGGCATGGCGGAGTGGCTCGACGGCTATACGCGGCTGCCCGTGCGTGTCGCGCGGCAGGGCAGTGTGCCGCAGGCGGGCGAGGTGCTGCTCGCGGCCACCAACGATCACCTGTCCATGTCGCCGCGCGGCGTGCTCGGCTATACGCGGCATCCGGCCGAGACGCCATACCGGCCGTCGATCGACGTGTTCTTCAACAGCGTCGCCGATGGCTGGCAGGGCGACGCGCTCGGCGTGCTGCTGACCGGAATGGGGCGCGACGGGGCGCTCGGGCTGAAGGCGATGCGCGCGAAGGGGTGCTACACGATCGCGCAGGACGAGGCGACGAGCGCCGTCTACGGGATGCCGAAGGCGGCCGCGGCGATCGGCGCCGCGTCGGCGATCCTGCCGCTCGAGCGCATCGCGCCGCAACTGATCTCGCGCGTGATGCGCACGCCGCCCGACTGACGGCGCGGCGGCGGCCTCGGCGGGCCGCATTGCGCGCGCCGCGCGGCGTCGCGTACAATTGCCGCCTGCGGAGATGGCATGCCTCCCTGCGGCCGGCCCGGCGCGTCGCGCGCGGTTCGGCCCTCAACCGCCGGTTGCCCGGCTGATGATGCCTGCGTGTTCCTGGGTCGTCAGGAGGTCGCAGGCCGTCCATGCGGTATTCTGCCGCCCAGGTTTTGATGTCCCGTCGAATCTGGAAATCATGCTTTTCTCGACTTCTGCCGATTTTTTCGCGACCGTGCGCTACGTGTGCCGCTGGCTCGCGCTTTCCGCCCTGCTTGGCGCGCTGGCCGGCACGGCTTCCGCGTTGTTCCTGATCGCGCTCGATTGGGCGACCGGCACGCGAGTCACGCATCCGTGGCTGCTGTGGGGGCTGCCGGCCGCCGGTTTCGCGACCGGCTGGGTCTACCACCGGTTCGGCCAGTCGGTCGCGCGCGGCAACAACCTGCTGATCGACGAAATTCACGATCCGAAGGCGCTCGTGCCGAAGCGGATGGCGCCGCTCGTGCTCGTCGCGACCGTCGTCACGCACCTGTTCGGCGGGTCGGCCGGCCGCGAGGGCACGGCCGTGCAGATGGGCGGCGCGCTCGCCGATCGCGTCACGCACCTGTTCCGGCTCGATCGCGAGCATCGGCGCGTGCTGCTGATGGGCGGCATCGCGGCCGGGTTCTCGTCGGTGTTCGGTACGCCGCTCGCGGGCGCCGTGTTCGGGCTCGAGGTGCTCGCGATCGGCCGCGTGCGGTACGACGCGCTGCTGACCTGCGTCGCGTCGGCGATCGTCGCGGACGTCGTGTGCCGCGCGTGGGGCGTGCATCACACCGTCTATGCGATTCCGTTCGTGCCGGCCGTGTCGGCGGCGCGGTTGGCCGCGACGGTCGTCGCCGGTGTCGCGTTCGGCGTCGTCGGCCGGCTGTTCGCGTTCGCGACGCATGCGCTGACCGCATGGTTTCGCCGCGTCGTGCGCTATGCGCCGCTGCAGCCGGTGCTCGGCGGCGCGCTGGTGGCCGTGGCCGCCACCGTGCTGAACGTGCCGCAGTATCTCGGGCTCGGAATTCCGACGATCGAGGCCGCGTTTCACGGGCCGCTGCCGGCTTACGATTTCGCGGGCAAGTTCGCGTTTACCGTCGTCACGCTCGCGTCGGGATTCAAGGGCGGCGAGGTGACGCCGCTGTTCTATATCGGCGCGACGCTCGGCAACGCGCTCGGCCAGGTGCTCGCACTGCCGGTGCCGGTGCTCGCGGGGCTCGGCTTCGTCGCGGTGTTCGCGGGCGCGGCCAATACGCCGATCGCGTCGACGATCATGGCGATCGAACTGTTCGGCGCGGATGTCGGCGTCTATGCGATCGTCGCTTGCGTGGTCGCGTATCTGTTTTCCGGACACGCGGGGATTTATCGATCGCAGCGGGTGGCGGTGGGGAAGGGCGCGCGGGTGGAGGCGGAGTGACGGCGGCGGGCGCGACGTGTCGACGGAAAGCGATACCCGGTGATCGCGCCGATCACCGGGAACGAGGCGCGTCCGTCACGCCTTCGGCAGTTTCGCGACGTTCCGCGCGAGCAGTTCCTCGATGTCGATGCCTTTCTCCGCGAGCAAGGCCGTCACGACGCCGGTCAGCTCCCCGAGCGTCTCCTTGACCGACTCGCGGATCGTATCCACGACGACCTGGGTGCTGCGTTCGATCTCGATATTGACCTTGTCGCCGACGCCTTTGGCATCGAAGGTGGTCGCGCGTCGCGTTTCGGGAATCAGCCAGACTTCGAACCAGCCTTCGTCGCGATTGACGTCCGACACGGTGAGGCTGCAGCCGTTGATCGCGATATAGCCCTTCGCGAACACATAGCGTTTGAAATCGGCCGGCACGCCGATGCGGACCATCCGGTTGTGTTCGGACGACGCGATATGCAGGATGGTCCCCATGAAGTCGACGTGACCGGACAGCGGATGCCCGCCGATTTCCGCGCCGTCCTTCGCGGCCCGCTCCACGTTGACGCGGGCGCCGGTCGCCAGCTCGGCCAGCGTGGTGATTCTCAGGCTCGGCAACATCACGTCGAAGTCGATCAGCAGCGGCGAGTGGATGGTCGTCACCGTCAGGCAGACGCCGTCGACCGAGACGCTCGCGCCGATCTCGATGCCGGTGGTGAACCGCTCGGGGAACTCGATGGTGAACGTTCTCAGTTCGCCGTGATCCTTGATGGCCTTGATGATGCCAACACCCTGAACAATGCCTGTAAACATGATCCGCCTTTCGTCGCAAATTGCCTGGCCGACATGATAAGTGATCC encodes:
- a CDS encoding chemotaxis response regulator protein-glutamate methylesterase; translated protein: MNIGIVNDLPLAVEALRRVIALRTDHRVLWVATDGDEAVDFCVAHPPDLVLMDLVMPKLDGVAATRQIMARAPCAILIVTASVSANTSSVYEAMGAGALDAVDTPTLALGLPSDAGPQPLLAKIDQIGRLLESRTVTLVPPGPTPARGLPTLIAIGASAGGPTALTALLRALPADFPAALVIVQHVDQAFAVGMAEWLDGYTRLPVRVARQGSVPQAGEVLLAATNDHLSMSPRGVLGYTRHPAETPYRPSIDVFFNSVADGWQGDALGVLLTGMGRDGALGLKAMRAKGCYTIAQDEATSAVYGMPKAAAAIGAASAILPLERIAPQLISRVMRTPPD
- a CDS encoding voltage-gated chloride channel family protein; the encoded protein is MLFSTSADFFATVRYVCRWLALSALLGALAGTASALFLIALDWATGTRVTHPWLLWGLPAAGFATGWVYHRFGQSVARGNNLLIDEIHDPKALVPKRMAPLVLVATVVTHLFGGSAGREGTAVQMGGALADRVTHLFRLDREHRRVLLMGGIAAGFSSVFGTPLAGAVFGLEVLAIGRVRYDALLTCVASAIVADVVCRAWGVHHTVYAIPFVPAVSAARLAATVVAGVAFGVVGRLFAFATHALTAWFRRVVRYAPLQPVLGGALVAVAATVLNVPQYLGLGIPTIEAAFHGPLPAYDFAGKFAFTVVTLASGFKGGEVTPLFYIGATLGNALGQVLALPVPVLAGLGFVAVFAGAANTPIASTIMAIELFGADVGVYAIVACVVAYLFSGHAGIYRSQRVAVGKGARVEAE
- a CDS encoding riboflavin synthase, whose product is MFTGIVQGVGIIKAIKDHGELRTFTIEFPERFTTGIEIGASVSVDGVCLTVTTIHSPLLIDFDVMLPSLRITTLAELATGARVNVERAAKDGAEIGGHPLSGHVDFMGTILHIASSEHNRMVRIGVPADFKRYVFAKGYIAINGCSLTVSDVNRDEGWFEVWLIPETRRATTFDAKGVGDKVNIEIERSTQVVVDTIRESVKETLGELTGVVTALLAEKGIDIEELLARNVAKLPKA